One window of Leptotrichia hongkongensis genomic DNA carries:
- a CDS encoding amino acid ABC transporter permease, with the protein MNNNVPFLNWGFMVRAIPEILKALPMTLNIAIVTMIFSLILSFFIALVRINKISVLTRLATIYVSFIRGTPLLVQIYLAYYGLPKILDYIHLKYGFNIDVNNIPAIIFVYVAFILNVSGYLSETFRAAIQSVDKGQVEAALSIGMTKWQAMRRIVLPQAIIITFPNFGNTFISLIKDSSLAFTVSIVEMMGKAKIISASGLDIFEAYIVVAGIYWVVCIIVEKVMGIVEKKLRVGGL; encoded by the coding sequence ATGAATAATAATGTACCTTTTTTAAACTGGGGCTTTATGGTAAGAGCTATTCCAGAAATATTAAAAGCATTGCCAATGACTCTGAATATTGCGATTGTTACGATGATATTTTCGCTGATACTCAGTTTTTTTATCGCACTTGTGAGAATAAATAAAATTTCTGTGCTGACAAGACTTGCTACAATTTATGTGTCCTTTATAAGAGGGACACCTCTTTTAGTTCAAATTTATCTTGCCTATTATGGATTGCCGAAAATATTGGATTATATACATTTGAAGTATGGATTTAATATAGATGTGAATAATATTCCTGCGATTATCTTTGTTTACGTGGCATTTATTTTAAATGTATCAGGTTATTTGTCGGAAACATTCAGAGCGGCAATTCAGTCTGTGGATAAAGGACAAGTTGAAGCCGCATTGTCGATTGGAATGACAAAATGGCAGGCAATGAGAAGAATTGTACTTCCGCAAGCGATCATAATAACTTTTCCTAATTTTGGAAATACTTTTATAAGTTTGATAAAGGATTCCTCACTTGCTTTTACAGTTTCAATTGTGGAAATGATGGGAAAAGCGAAAATAATATCGGCTTCGGGGTTGGATATTTTTGAAGCATATATTGTTGTTGCTGGAATTTACTGGGTTGTTTGTATAATTGTGGAAAAAGTTATGGGAATTGTGGAAAAGAAATTGAGAGTAGGTGGACTGTAG
- a CDS encoding transporter substrate-binding domain-containing protein has product MKNILKLTGILLIGLFLISCGGKQENGKSGSSEGKQKVKVGTEGVYAPFTFTDGSGKLTGYDVEVVEEIGKRANLDIEFVPTPWDSMFLGLESKKFDFIANEIAKNPEREKKYTFSDDYLVSAAQIIVKKGRTDIKTLEDLKGKRVMTGVGSNYNKTLTDFDKNKEINYAYFDGNVSIALEEIAQGKADATLNDRLTVGYFTKQRGNLVEIVGEPVTKTPVYFTFRKDSEELKNKVNKALAEMKADGTLAKISEKWFGGDYTK; this is encoded by the coding sequence ATGAAAAATATTTTAAAATTAACAGGAATTTTATTGATAGGACTATTTCTTATCAGTTGTGGAGGAAAACAGGAAAATGGTAAAAGTGGGAGTAGTGAAGGAAAACAAAAAGTGAAAGTTGGAACAGAAGGAGTTTATGCACCATTTACGTTCACTGATGGAAGTGGTAAATTAACTGGATATGATGTGGAAGTTGTGGAAGAAATTGGGAAAAGGGCAAATTTAGATATAGAGTTTGTGCCTACACCTTGGGATAGTATGTTTTTAGGATTGGAATCGAAAAAATTTGACTTTATTGCAAATGAAATTGCTAAAAATCCTGAAAGAGAGAAAAAATATACTTTCTCTGATGATTATTTAGTGTCAGCCGCTCAAATTATCGTAAAAAAAGGAAGAACTGATATTAAAACACTCGAGGACTTAAAAGGTAAAAGAGTTATGACAGGAGTAGGAAGCAATTATAACAAGACTTTGACTGATTTTGACAAAAATAAGGAAATAAATTATGCTTATTTTGATGGAAATGTTTCAATTGCACTAGAAGAAATTGCGCAAGGAAAGGCAGACGCTACTTTAAATGACAGATTGACAGTAGGATATTTCACAAAGCAAAGAGGAAATCTTGTAGAAATTGTAGGAGAGCCTGTAACAAAAACGCCTGTATATTTCACATTTAGAAAAGATAGTGAAGAATTGAAAAATAAAGTAAATAAAGCACTAGCTGAAATGAAAGCTGATGGAACGCTTGCCAAAATATCAGAAAAATGGTTTGGCGGAGATTATACGAAATAA
- a CDS encoding transporter substrate-binding domain-containing protein — MRKIKLLLGVLLLLILAVSCGNKTNAGKKRVIKVGTDGVYAPFSFKDESSGKLTGYDVEVIQEVGKRINADIEFTTVPWDSIFLGLESKRYDIIANEIEKTKEREEKYIFSDKYLVSAAQIIVKEGENNIKTLKDLEGKRVISAVGSNYSKTVEEYNKTAAKKINLNYFDGGITLSLVEIAQGKADATLSDRLVVSYYKKHQGDKVQLVGQPLSTTPTFFLFRKDSEELRNEVNKALAEMRADGTLAKISEKWFGGDYTK; from the coding sequence ATGAGAAAAATTAAATTATTGCTAGGAGTCTTATTATTACTTATTTTAGCGGTATCTTGCGGAAATAAAACTAACGCTGGGAAAAAAAGGGTTATAAAAGTAGGGACAGATGGAGTTTATGCACCATTTTCGTTTAAGGATGAAAGTAGCGGGAAATTGACAGGATATGATGTTGAGGTTATTCAGGAAGTTGGAAAAAGAATAAATGCAGATATTGAATTTACAACTGTTCCTTGGGATAGCATATTTTTGGGGTTAGAGTCAAAAAGATATGATATTATTGCCAATGAGATTGAAAAAACTAAGGAAAGAGAAGAAAAATATATTTTTTCTGATAAATATTTAGTTTCAGCTGCTCAGATTATTGTAAAAGAGGGAGAGAATAACATAAAGACTTTGAAGGATCTGGAAGGTAAAAGAGTAATTTCAGCAGTTGGAAGTAATTATTCAAAAACTGTTGAGGAGTATAATAAAACAGCTGCTAAAAAGATAAATCTTAATTATTTTGACGGCGGAATTACATTGTCATTGGTAGAAATAGCACAAGGAAAAGCGGATGCAACATTGAGTGACAGACTTGTGGTAAGTTACTATAAAAAACATCAAGGAGATAAAGTTCAGCTGGTAGGGCAGCCTTTGAGTACAACTCCGACATTTTTCCTATTTAGAAAAGATAGCGAAGAATTAAGAAATGAAGTGAATAAAGCACTTGCTGAGATGAGAGCTGACGGAACTCTTGCTAAAATATCAGAAAAGTGGTTTGGCGGAGATTATACGAAATAG
- a CDS encoding cellulase family glycosylhydrolase, with protein MKKSIVAGLLLIFLSFSIMAENIGNMPSSVNEVKSDNEILLKCLNTVGESAQGTEITENNGNNIFLKCLNFENSSENTVTTNKINSKDILLECLNTSENTSDEMVKNENSDKKILKCSNIVKIINANELFQTDKIENINGIQLKCSNTVKNIGKSEIPLLDSGGSNDIILKCSNVSEDLSKNETKINNGTGNSTEITLKCSNVVRVIDGNKVFSDNSENDTAVILSCSDKTENANIIGNIGQPKVNIGSLGGNIGGKVPVGPIIGGVAGASAVGAIVGGIGHHKGGGKGGNPGHQNGRNDGGKDDNPKKQKKDDTKIHNVKGIGIQPVNPFWRSNLREAEDSYSKIAKVGFQWVRITASWHRIQSSKNGRYDWQDIDDAVALAKKYNMKVLMQISGAPEWATGADKLSAAEKNALNARKIWVASFAPLQQYDNDFSNFVSALVKRYASQGVIDYEFWNEPGNPEFWHDTIQNPRPNPEHYTHLLKIAYTAAHNAHNDVNVMAGGMTVGNSNSPTGYIGPMEFLERMYRSGAKGYFDGVSHHPYGIYARAFRDNGWANMIGDVVAPGSGEKTLYQIMSENGDGNKKIWPTEVGLDAAYPGVDETKQANVISQILGWYQKSDIFGPLILYQAKDRKTYITSGVVDRDSNGDGWLDVNIDTNGDGIPDANIDADNNGRPDILDAAGPENYFGIWKSDGTEKKAVDVIRRFIKNQPAPGPSPLTNGCSSATDASGQWKSVKCWEFKDRNIPSGWVSKRIINHLGSHLTYLPSSISLDGDHVILTTRRHCVNRKGDPLTDANATTGVCPAGKVTQYSSGRLESNKLVDASKPFRAEIRARMNWNRLQGMRTALWMQKQQNDVDTPICKNPGGSAPYGSLLILEWFSSTPSYAWPATNISCYYSQVNHEWTPRGFTHRLENIVGGQSKSLTHEWHVWTIEFDGTKVRYYMDGRLIPVVHYRIKDAQRISVVDNTRYDQYGNYLSTMPDEDFSKLNVPSSLIKQGFENDKWHFIINDYVEWEPGLNPPSEHSPFPVQTTEIDYVRLYQK; from the coding sequence ATGAAAAAATCTATAGTTGCTGGGCTGCTCCTAATTTTTTTGAGTTTTTCAATAATGGCTGAAAATATAGGTAACATGCCTTCTTCAGTAAATGAAGTAAAATCAGATAACGAAATATTATTGAAATGTTTAAATACAGTGGGAGAAAGTGCACAAGGGACTGAAATAACTGAAAATAATGGCAATAATATATTTTTAAAATGCTTAAATTTTGAAAATAGTAGTGAAAATACAGTTACAACAAATAAAATTAATTCTAAAGATATATTGCTGGAATGTTTAAATACAAGTGAGAATACATCTGATGAAATGGTAAAAAATGAAAATTCGGATAAGAAAATATTAAAATGTTCCAATATAGTCAAAATAATTAATGCAAATGAATTGTTTCAGACAGATAAAATAGAAAATATTAATGGAATTCAGCTGAAATGTTCAAATACAGTAAAAAATATAGGTAAATCTGAAATACCATTATTAGATAGTGGTGGCTCAAATGATATAATATTAAAATGTTCCAATGTATCTGAAGATTTATCAAAAAACGAAACAAAAATAAACAATGGAACAGGAAATTCAACAGAAATAACATTAAAATGTTCCAATGTAGTTAGAGTTATTGATGGAAATAAAGTTTTTTCAGATAATTCGGAAAATGATACTGCAGTAATATTAAGCTGCTCAGATAAAACAGAAAATGCAAATATTATTGGAAATATAGGACAGCCAAAAGTAAATATAGGATCATTAGGAGGCAACATAGGAGGAAAAGTACCTGTTGGACCTATTATTGGGGGAGTGGCAGGGGCTTCTGCTGTCGGAGCAATAGTCGGTGGAATTGGCCATCATAAAGGTGGCGGAAAAGGTGGAAACCCTGGACATCAAAACGGCAGAAATGATGGTGGCAAAGATGATAATCCTAAAAAACAAAAAAAAGATGATACAAAAATTCATAATGTGAAAGGAATTGGAATACAGCCTGTCAACCCTTTTTGGAGAAGTAATCTTAGGGAAGCCGAAGACTCTTATTCCAAAATAGCGAAAGTAGGATTTCAATGGGTAAGAATTACAGCCTCATGGCATAGAATCCAGTCTTCAAAAAATGGAAGATACGACTGGCAGGATATAGATGATGCTGTTGCTCTTGCCAAAAAATATAACATGAAAGTCTTAATGCAAATAAGTGGTGCTCCTGAATGGGCAACAGGAGCAGACAAACTTTCAGCTGCTGAAAAAAATGCATTGAATGCAAGAAAAATTTGGGTAGCATCATTTGCACCGCTTCAGCAGTATGATAACGATTTTTCAAATTTTGTAAGTGCATTGGTAAAAAGATACGCTTCACAGGGAGTAATTGACTATGAATTTTGGAATGAACCAGGAAATCCAGAATTTTGGCATGATACAATTCAAAATCCTAGACCAAATCCTGAACACTATACTCATTTACTGAAAATAGCATATACGGCAGCACATAATGCTCATAATGATGTAAATGTTATGGCTGGTGGAATGACGGTAGGAAACAGTAATAGTCCAACAGGATATATCGGACCTATGGAATTTTTAGAAAGAATGTATAGATCTGGTGCAAAGGGATATTTTGATGGTGTATCGCATCATCCTTATGGAATTTATGCTAGAGCATTTCGAGATAACGGCTGGGCAAATATGATAGGTGATGTTGTGGCACCTGGTAGTGGAGAAAAAACATTGTATCAGATAATGTCAGAGAATGGTGATGGAAATAAAAAAATATGGCCAACAGAAGTAGGACTGGATGCTGCTTATCCTGGAGTTGATGAAACAAAACAGGCTAATGTAATAAGCCAGATTTTAGGATGGTATCAAAAATCAGACATATTTGGGCCTCTTATTCTATATCAGGCAAAAGATAGAAAGACTTATATTACCTCAGGAGTAGTGGATAGAGACAGTAATGGAGATGGATGGCTTGATGTAAATATTGATACAAATGGAGATGGTATTCCTGATGCGAATATTGATGCAGATAATAACGGACGGCCTGATATATTGGATGCTGCAGGACCTGAAAATTACTTTGGGATTTGGAAGTCAGATGGCACAGAAAAAAAGGCAGTGGATGTAATTCGAAGATTTATTAAGAATCAGCCAGCACCTGGGCCATCGCCATTAACAAACGGATGTAGCAGTGCTACAGATGCTTCGGGACAATGGAAGAGTGTGAAATGCTGGGAATTTAAAGATAGAAATATCCCTTCTGGTTGGGTAAGTAAAAGAATTATCAATCATTTGGGTAGCCATTTGACTTATTTGCCAAGCAGTATCAGTTTAGATGGTGATCACGTAATACTTACTACACGACGTCATTGTGTTAACAGAAAAGGTGATCCTTTAACTGATGCAAATGCCACTACAGGTGTATGTCCTGCAGGTAAAGTTACTCAATATTCAAGTGGTAGATTAGAATCTAATAAGCTTGTAGATGCTTCTAAACCGTTCCGTGCAGAAATACGTGCCAGAATGAACTGGAATCGTCTGCAGGGAATGCGTACAGCCCTTTGGATGCAGAAACAGCAAAATGATGTGGATACACCTATTTGTAAAAATCCAGGTGGAAGTGCTCCTTATGGTTCATTATTAATTTTGGAATGGTTTTCAAGTACTCCTAGTTATGCATGGCCTGCAACTAATATCAGCTGTTATTACAGCCAAGTAAATCACGAATGGACTCCACGTGGCTTTACACATCGTCTTGAAAATATTGTTGGTGGACAGAGTAAATCATTGACGCATGAATGGCACGTCTGGACAATTGAGTTTGATGGAACAAAAGTACGTTATTATATGGATGGAAGATTGATTCCTGTTGTTCATTACCGTATTAAGGATGCTCAACGTATCAGTGTAGTTGATAATACTAGATATGACCAATATGGAAATTATCTTTCTACTATGCCAGATGAAGACTTTAGCAAGTTGAATGTTCCATCTTCCTTAATTAAACAAGGATTTGAGAACGATAAATGGCATTTCATTATTAATGACTATGTGGAATGGGAACCAGGATTGAACCCGCCTTCTGAGCATTCTCCATTCCCGGTTCAAACTACAGAAATTGATTATGTTCGGTTGTATCAGAAATAG
- a CDS encoding glycosyltransferase family 4 protein, translating into MIVVKVLLYSEGKSSFSKSGVGQALNHQVEALGANNIEVTQDPEDNYDLAHINTVALKSYEVLKQAKKKGKPVIYHTHTTYEDFRGSIKGSYVLSPIIKFWTKKLYNEADYLISPSEYTKNLIKSKYLEKEKEIRVISNGVNINKFNKNEVLKEKFLNEYKSVYDINKPLIITAGLPFERKGIKDFVKVAQECSDYQFLWFGSSSVKSMLPDKIQKIIENPPKNLIFPGYVDKDILIGAFSAAKAFLFMTYEENEGIVVLEALSAKLPLVVRDIPVYEGWLEDGKTCFKARTNEEFCQKIRNIVENNVENLDEITETAYNIAVERDLLNIGKKYKEYYEYILNQKNR; encoded by the coding sequence ATGATAGTCGTGAAAGTTTTACTATATTCAGAGGGGAAAAGTTCCTTCAGCAAATCCGGCGTTGGACAAGCCTTAAATCATCAGGTAGAAGCCCTTGGAGCAAATAATATTGAAGTTACGCAGGATCCTGAAGATAATTATGATTTGGCACATATAAATACTGTTGCACTAAAATCTTATGAAGTATTAAAACAGGCAAAGAAAAAAGGGAAGCCTGTAATTTATCATACACATACAACTTATGAAGATTTTCGTGGGAGTATAAAAGGAAGTTATGTTTTATCGCCAATTATAAAATTCTGGACAAAGAAATTATATAATGAAGCAGATTATTTGATTTCTCCATCAGAATATACAAAAAATCTTATAAAATCAAAATATTTAGAAAAAGAAAAAGAAATTAGAGTAATTTCAAACGGTGTAAACATAAATAAATTTAATAAAAATGAAGTTTTAAAAGAAAAATTTTTAAATGAATATAAATCAGTGTATGACATAAATAAACCCTTAATTATAACAGCTGGATTGCCTTTTGAGAGAAAAGGGATAAAAGATTTTGTAAAAGTGGCACAGGAATGCAGTGATTATCAATTTCTTTGGTTTGGTTCATCAAGCGTAAAGTCAATGCTTCCTGATAAAATACAAAAAATTATTGAAAATCCACCAAAAAATCTAATTTTTCCAGGATATGTCGATAAAGATATTCTAATTGGAGCATTTAGTGCTGCAAAAGCCTTTTTATTTATGACTTATGAAGAAAATGAGGGAATTGTAGTATTAGAAGCACTTTCAGCTAAATTGCCGCTTGTAGTAAGGGATATTCCTGTGTATGAAGGCTGGCTGGAAGATGGAAAAACTTGCTTTAAAGCTAGGACTAACGAAGAATTCTGCCAAAAAATAAGAAATATTGTGGAAAACAATGTGGAAAACTTGGATGAAATTACAGAAACTGCCTATAATATTGCTGTAGAGCGGGATTTGCTAAATATAGGAAAAAAATATAAAGAATACTATGAATATATATTAAATCAAAAAAATAGATAA